In one window of Chryseobacterium phocaeense DNA:
- a CDS encoding enoyl-ACP reductase FabI: MSYGLLKGKKGIIFGALNEQSIAWKVAERCHEEGAEFILSNAPIALRMGELNGLAEKTGSEVIAADATSVEDLEKLFDAAVAKFGKIDFILHSIGMSINVRKGKHYTEMNYDWLEKGWDISAVSFHKVMRVAWEKDCMNEWGSILALTYIAAQRTFPDYNDMSDNKAYLESIARTFGNYWGERKVRVNTVSQSPTMTTAGSGVKGFGGFMGYAEDMSPLGNATALECADYCVTLFSDLTRKVTMQNLFHDGGFSSSGVTQKVISKYDVE; the protein is encoded by the coding sequence ATGTCATACGGTTTACTTAAAGGCAAAAAGGGAATTATTTTTGGAGCCCTTAATGAGCAATCAATCGCATGGAAAGTTGCAGAGAGATGTCATGAGGAAGGTGCTGAGTTTATCTTATCAAACGCCCCTATTGCTTTGAGAATGGGAGAACTTAATGGTTTAGCGGAAAAAACAGGTTCAGAGGTGATCGCTGCAGATGCGACCTCTGTTGAAGATCTTGAAAAACTTTTCGATGCCGCTGTAGCAAAATTTGGAAAAATCGATTTTATCCTTCACTCTATCGGAATGTCTATCAACGTTAGAAAAGGAAAACATTATACAGAAATGAATTACGACTGGTTGGAGAAAGGTTGGGATATTTCAGCCGTTTCTTTCCATAAAGTAATGCGTGTGGCATGGGAGAAAGACTGTATGAATGAATGGGGAAGTATTCTGGCGCTTACTTATATTGCAGCTCAGAGAACATTCCCGGATTACAATGATATGTCCGACAACAAGGCTTATCTGGAAAGCATCGCAAGAACTTTCGGAAACTATTGGGGCGAAAGAAAAGTACGTGTGAACACGGTTTCCCAATCTCCTACGATGACCACTGCAGGAAGCGGAGTGAAAGGTTTCGGAGGATTTATGGGCTATGCGGAGGATATGTCTCCACTAGGAAATGCTACGGCTCTTGAATGTGCAGACTACTGTGTTACTCTATTCTCTGACCTTACCAGGAAAGTAACGATGCAGAACCTTTTCCATGACGGAGGTTTCAGCAGCTCGGGAGTTACCCAAAAAGTGATCAGCAAATATGATGTTGAATAA
- a CDS encoding DNA-3-methyladenine glycosylase I has translation MEKIRCGWCEKDDLYRKYHDEEWGRPVYDDQTIFEFLILESFQAGLSWYTILSKREHFRKAFDQFDYRKIALYQDDKIEELMNDPGIIRNRLKIKATVTNAQKFMEVQDEFGSFSVYIWGFVNGKPQDNKPETLQDIPAITPISDALSKDLKKRGFKFMGSTVVYAHMQATGMVNDHIESCFTRK, from the coding sequence ATGGAAAAAATACGTTGCGGCTGGTGCGAAAAGGACGACCTCTACAGAAAGTACCACGATGAAGAGTGGGGAAGACCCGTTTATGACGATCAAACCATTTTCGAATTCCTGATTCTGGAAAGCTTTCAGGCCGGGCTGAGCTGGTATACCATTCTTTCCAAAAGAGAACATTTCAGAAAAGCTTTTGATCAGTTTGATTACCGGAAAATAGCCCTTTATCAAGATGATAAAATTGAGGAGCTTATGAATGATCCCGGTATTATCAGAAACCGGCTTAAAATAAAGGCAACTGTTACCAATGCACAGAAATTCATGGAGGTGCAGGATGAGTTCGGAAGTTTCTCAGTTTATATCTGGGGCTTTGTAAACGGGAAACCACAGGATAATAAACCTGAAACTTTGCAGGATATTCCTGCCATTACGCCAATTTCCGATGCTTTATCAAAAGATCTTAAGAAAAGAGGATTCAAATTTATGGGATCTACCGTAGTGTATGCCCATATGCAGGCCACCGGAATGGTTAATGATCATATAGAAAGTTGCTTTACCAGAAAATAA
- a CDS encoding Rossmann-fold NAD(P)-binding domain-containing protein, with translation MKKIGIIGCGWLGIRIAVSMSGRYKIYTTATTKDKIKELSSQGFNASLAGFPDYQPEEKIKQWNEIHDMDAVIITVPLSGKNCCASSLYNRIQHLSSFIGDFNGQIFVMSSTGVYQDLPGEYTEESLSVESVQGERLIRNQYHQTNILRLAGLMGDNRLLKNYNITNLKAPVNHIHYKDICRVIEQMIEEGSAGKLYNVAAPQHPSKGQVMNAQKNLPPSEETPSEGKIILSSKLVSELDFIFEYPDPTTFHLNNPHQQY, from the coding sequence ATGAAGAAAATCGGAATTATAGGCTGCGGCTGGCTCGGAATCAGGATTGCAGTTTCCATGTCGGGAAGATATAAAATTTATACTACTGCTACCACGAAGGATAAAATAAAAGAGCTCTCTTCCCAGGGATTCAATGCTTCATTGGCCGGCTTTCCGGATTACCAGCCGGAAGAAAAAATAAAACAGTGGAACGAAATTCATGATATGGATGCCGTGATCATTACCGTCCCGCTTTCAGGAAAAAACTGCTGTGCAAGTTCTTTATACAACAGAATCCAGCATTTATCATCATTTATTGGCGATTTTAATGGACAGATATTCGTGATGAGTTCTACGGGCGTCTATCAGGACCTGCCTGGAGAATATACCGAAGAAAGTCTTTCTGTGGAAAGTGTTCAAGGCGAAAGACTGATCAGGAATCAGTATCATCAGACTAATATTCTGAGACTGGCAGGATTAATGGGCGATAACCGACTTCTTAAAAACTACAATATCACCAATCTGAAAGCTCCTGTCAACCATATTCATTACAAAGATATCTGCCGTGTTATTGAACAAATGATTGAGGAAGGTTCAGCAGGAAAGCTTTATAATGTAGCGGCACCACAGCATCCGTCAAAAGGTCAGGTAATGAATGCTCAGAAAAATCTGCCGCCTTCAGAAGAAACACCAAGCGAGGGGAAAATAATTTTGTCCTCCAAACTGGTTTCTGAACTGGACTTTATTTTTGAATACCCGGACCCCACAACATTTCATTTAAATAATCCTCATCAACAATATTAA
- a CDS encoding nucleoside phosphorylase: MLNKLAASELVLNDDGSVYHLNLLPEDIADKIILVGDPDRVAKVSKYFDKVEIKKNKREFYTHTGTLRGERITVMSTGIGTENIDIVMNELDALVNIDLKKKEFKTEHKALELFRMGTCGSVNPDVQVDNMLVTQNVVGLDGLMHFYQDYNFENEFSRSFMEKFPYERIKPMLYFSDWAEEMGAYYKDAKYHGNTATFPGFYAPQGRQLRLKAVDDQFLETLNDLGVTNFEMETSAIYALSKLLGHKAITVNNVIANRRRGEFSADHHASEKNLIDWVLERIIR; the protein is encoded by the coding sequence ATGCTGAATAAACTTGCTGCTTCAGAACTGGTTCTGAATGATGATGGAAGTGTATACCACTTAAATCTTTTACCTGAAGATATTGCTGATAAGATCATCCTTGTGGGAGATCCTGACAGAGTAGCAAAAGTTTCAAAATACTTTGATAAAGTAGAGATCAAAAAAAATAAAAGGGAGTTCTACACCCATACCGGGACACTTCGCGGGGAAAGAATTACCGTAATGTCCACAGGTATCGGAACCGAGAACATCGATATTGTGATGAACGAGCTTGATGCCCTGGTGAATATTGATCTTAAAAAAAAGGAATTCAAAACGGAGCACAAAGCCCTTGAGCTTTTCCGAATGGGAACCTGCGGAAGCGTAAACCCTGATGTGCAGGTTGACAATATGCTGGTTACCCAAAACGTTGTGGGACTGGATGGTTTGATGCATTTCTACCAGGATTACAACTTTGAAAATGAATTCTCCAGAAGCTTTATGGAAAAATTTCCCTACGAAAGAATCAAGCCAATGCTTTACTTCTCAGATTGGGCAGAGGAAATGGGAGCATATTATAAAGATGCAAAATACCACGGAAATACCGCTACCTTCCCGGGGTTTTATGCGCCTCAGGGAAGACAGCTGCGTTTAAAAGCCGTTGATGATCAATTCCTGGAAACGTTAAATGATCTTGGGGTTACTAACTTTGAAATGGAAACCTCCGCCATTTATGCTCTTTCTAAATTATTAGGTCACAAAGCCATTACCGTCAATAATGTTATCGCTAACAGAAGGCGTGGTGAATTCTCTGCAGACCACCATGCTTCGGAGAAAAACCTTATCGACTGGGTACTGGAAAGAATTATCAGATAA
- a CDS encoding cytochrome-c peroxidase, whose protein sequence is MRLYPLLAVIVLIGFAVMSFNPVDKGRENDNTFVNKGLSDFKSKLDQLKSDVYKFSDDGISIEELRKSLSSTRNSFKEIEFYIAYHYPEFTKTHLNAAPLFHIEAAGTSAYTLPPEGLQVLDELIYSDEAADEKEKIKTITDFLYNSYSVFYLSSVKNGISKGNNKTLPLRIELIRIYTLGVTGFDTPGSLNISEEAGHAFTGIKKYINDDAYFKNYNIRKADQLLSEGIHYLAGHKDFETFDRIEFYKKYIQPLYEEFGTWDGREDDLKEFSGWNVKSKGLFSSDFLDPYFYTLLKPSEDSQELRSLGKSIFYDQNLSENGKMSCAACHLQENAFTDLKVKSQSNVEGKTVLRNSPSLYNAVFAKRFFYDLRAFYLEQQAEHVIYNDDEFNTSYEDIIKKLKTKPEYKKAFRTAFKDGKVSKENFSKALSSYVASLYSFDSDFDRFMRNEKEISNEVKKGYNLFMGKANCATCHFAPHFSGLVPPFFNENESEVLGVTTKPVSQLPVELDPDLGRGNSPVRKEKSWIYDYSFKTVTVRNIALTKPYFHNGAFNTLEEVMDFYNEGGGEGLGLPMKNQTLPPDKLDLTKTEISQIIAFLNSLTDISKSK, encoded by the coding sequence ATGAGATTATATCCGCTGCTGGCTGTGATTGTACTGATCGGTTTTGCCGTCATGTCTTTTAACCCTGTTGATAAGGGAAGAGAAAACGATAATACCTTTGTCAATAAAGGCTTGTCTGATTTTAAAAGCAAGCTCGACCAGCTAAAATCAGATGTGTATAAATTCTCAGATGACGGGATTTCTATTGAAGAACTGAGGAAATCTTTGAGCAGTACTAGGAATTCATTCAAAGAAATCGAATTTTATATAGCCTATCACTATCCCGAATTTACAAAGACCCATCTGAATGCAGCTCCGCTCTTTCATATAGAAGCTGCAGGAACTTCTGCATACACACTGCCACCGGAGGGGCTACAGGTTCTGGATGAACTGATCTATTCCGATGAAGCCGCAGATGAAAAGGAGAAAATTAAAACCATTACAGACTTTCTGTACAATTCCTACTCGGTTTTTTATCTGAGTTCCGTAAAAAACGGAATTAGCAAAGGAAATAACAAAACACTGCCCCTGAGAATAGAACTGATCAGAATCTATACCCTTGGCGTTACAGGTTTTGATACTCCCGGTTCACTGAATATTTCGGAAGAAGCAGGTCATGCATTCACCGGAATAAAAAAATACATCAATGACGATGCTTATTTTAAGAACTATAATATCCGGAAAGCTGATCAGCTCCTTTCCGAAGGAATACATTATCTTGCCGGCCACAAAGATTTTGAGACATTCGACCGGATTGAATTCTATAAAAAATACATCCAGCCTCTTTATGAAGAATTTGGAACATGGGATGGAAGGGAAGATGATCTCAAAGAATTCTCCGGCTGGAATGTAAAGAGTAAAGGTCTTTTCAGCAGCGATTTTCTGGATCCTTATTTCTATACCCTGCTGAAGCCTTCAGAAGATAGCCAGGAGCTGCGCAGTTTGGGGAAATCTATTTTCTATGATCAGAATCTGAGCGAGAATGGTAAGATGAGCTGTGCAGCGTGTCATCTTCAGGAAAATGCGTTTACAGACCTTAAGGTAAAATCCCAGAGCAATGTGGAAGGAAAAACGGTTTTAAGGAACTCCCCATCGCTGTACAATGCCGTTTTTGCGAAAAGGTTTTTTTATGACCTTCGGGCTTTCTATCTTGAACAGCAGGCAGAGCATGTGATCTACAATGATGATGAATTCAATACCAGCTATGAAGATATTATTAAGAAATTAAAAACAAAACCTGAGTATAAAAAGGCTTTCCGTACCGCATTTAAAGACGGTAAAGTAAGCAAAGAAAATTTCTCCAAAGCTTTAAGTTCTTATGTAGCCTCCTTATATTCTTTCGACAGTGATTTTGATCGTTTTATGAGAAATGAAAAAGAGATTTCCAATGAGGTGAAAAAAGGATACAACCTGTTTATGGGAAAAGCGAATTGCGCAACATGTCATTTTGCCCCTCATTTTTCAGGGTTGGTTCCCCCGTTTTTTAATGAAAATGAGTCTGAAGTTTTAGGAGTTACTACAAAACCGGTCAGCCAGCTTCCTGTTGAGCTGGATCCGGATTTGGGAAGGGGAAACAGCCCGGTCAGGAAAGAAAAATCATGGATCTATGATTATTCCTTTAAAACCGTTACGGTAAGAAATATTGCCCTGACCAAACCTTACTTCCACAATGGAGCCTTCAACACGCTGGAAGAAGTAATGGATTTCTATAATGAAGGCGGAGGTGAAGGATTAGGCTTACCGATGAAAAACCAGACTCTGCCACCTGACAAGCTGGATCTTACAAAGACAGAGATCAGTCAGATCATTGCCTTTTTGAATTCTCTGACGGATATTAGTAAATCTAAGTGA
- a CDS encoding alkaline phosphatase PhoX, with protein MKKKLLTIAALAMVAGFSVQAQTFLFNKNSSWSYKDNNQALADTWKGQTFDISSWTVGNGPLGYGDPVTTTLNSGLTAAYFAKDFVVDLATLSDNMELGVMRDDGIVVYLNGVEVVRDNMPAGTIAFNTPSSTTIDGSAESVYNIFSIPKSKFVNGTNRISVELHNRTGASSDLRIDAYLKTTTPVVVNPGCTGTHISCFTSIVPTTQTNKLIIPAEHKYQLILKEGDNYTEGGGMVGGQNDFTGYVAKSGSSTNGYLSVNHETNPGGVTMAEINYNTTTKLWQLTRSRAVSFSDPSLVQTIRNCSGGVTPWGTIVTAEESVTSNDVNSDGYKDYGWLVEIDPVTAQVSSKNPDGSKGKLWQMGIMNHENVVVNNAGTTAYYGEDGGTHMVYKYVMDTPNDLSSGNLYVLKLDQGLSTSGDPVGTTATWVQVPNKIKADQNNTTALANSLGGTRFNGVEDVDISPLDGKIYFTAKGLDKVYRLQDNGTTASQVETFVGGASTGYSFNTPQGMKTEAWGDGNDNLTFDELGNLWVLQDGGKNYIWVIAPDHTQANPKVRLFASMPAGSEPTGLTFTPDHKFGFFSIQHPDSTISTDIDATGNTIDYRGKSATIVVALKQNLGTAGSLGTVETQNAENTVEVAPNPTSGMVKITSPKGLKDISVTAYSMDGKIVYSKKFSGVNRLLDLDFTHQLEASRILVLNIEAEGGFQKTVKLLKK; from the coding sequence ATGAAGAAAAAACTACTTACAATTGCGGCATTGGCTATGGTTGCCGGATTTAGTGTACAGGCACAGACTTTTTTATTCAATAAAAACTCTTCCTGGAGCTATAAAGACAATAACCAGGCGCTTGCAGATACCTGGAAAGGTCAGACATTTGATATTTCAAGCTGGACGGTTGGAAACGGACCTCTCGGATACGGAGATCCTGTAACTACCACTCTTAACTCCGGTCTTACTGCTGCTTATTTTGCCAAGGATTTTGTTGTAGATCTTGCAACACTTTCAGATAATATGGAACTGGGTGTGATGAGAGATGACGGAATCGTGGTGTATCTTAACGGAGTGGAAGTGGTAAGAGATAATATGCCTGCCGGAACTATTGCTTTCAACACGCCTTCCAGTACAACGATAGACGGTTCAGCAGAAAGTGTTTATAATATTTTTTCTATTCCAAAGTCTAAATTTGTAAACGGAACCAACAGGATTTCTGTAGAACTTCACAACAGAACCGGAGCCAGTTCAGATCTTAGAATTGATGCTTATTTAAAAACAACTACCCCGGTGGTCGTTAATCCCGGATGTACAGGAACACACATCAGCTGTTTTACATCCATTGTTCCGACCACGCAGACTAATAAACTGATCATTCCTGCGGAACATAAATACCAGTTGATCTTAAAAGAAGGAGATAACTATACCGAAGGAGGCGGAATGGTAGGCGGCCAGAATGACTTTACCGGATATGTTGCCAAATCCGGAAGCAGTACCAACGGATATCTTTCCGTGAACCACGAAACCAATCCGGGCGGGGTTACCATGGCTGAAATCAATTACAATACAACCACAAAACTTTGGCAGCTTACACGATCGAGAGCAGTAAGCTTCTCAGATCCAAGTCTGGTTCAGACCATCAGAAACTGTTCAGGAGGAGTTACTCCATGGGGAACTATTGTTACTGCAGAAGAATCGGTAACCTCCAATGATGTAAACAGTGATGGGTATAAAGATTACGGGTGGTTAGTGGAAATTGACCCGGTTACAGCACAGGTTTCTTCCAAGAACCCGGATGGATCCAAAGGAAAACTATGGCAGATGGGGATTATGAACCACGAAAATGTAGTGGTAAATAATGCCGGAACAACGGCGTACTACGGAGAAGACGGTGGAACTCACATGGTGTACAAATATGTAATGGATACTCCTAATGATCTTTCTTCAGGAAACCTTTATGTGTTAAAACTCGATCAGGGATTAAGCACTTCAGGAGATCCGGTAGGAACTACAGCAACATGGGTACAGGTACCTAATAAAATAAAAGCTGACCAAAACAATACAACAGCACTTGCCAATTCCTTAGGAGGAACCAGGTTTAATGGGGTGGAAGATGTAGACATCAGTCCGTTAGACGGAAAGATCTACTTTACAGCAAAAGGGTTGGATAAAGTATACCGTCTTCAGGACAACGGAACCACGGCTTCTCAGGTAGAAACATTTGTAGGAGGAGCTTCTACAGGTTATTCTTTCAACACGCCGCAGGGAATGAAAACGGAAGCATGGGGAGATGGAAATGATAACCTTACTTTCGATGAGCTTGGAAACCTTTGGGTACTTCAGGACGGAGGAAAGAATTACATCTGGGTTATTGCTCCGGACCATACACAGGCTAATCCTAAAGTAAGACTTTTCGCTTCTATGCCTGCAGGATCAGAACCTACAGGACTGACATTTACTCCTGATCATAAATTCGGTTTCTTCTCAATCCAGCACCCGGATTCTACGATTTCCACGGATATTGATGCCACAGGAAATACCATTGATTACAGAGGGAAATCCGCTACCATTGTTGTTGCTCTAAAGCAAAATTTAGGAACAGCCGGTTCATTGGGAACAGTTGAAACCCAAAATGCAGAAAATACAGTGGAGGTGGCTCCGAATCCTACTTCGGGAATGGTAAAAATCACTTCTCCTAAAGGATTGAAGGATATCTCAGTGACAGCTTACAGTATGGACGGAAAGATCGTTTACTCGAAGAAATTCAGTGGAGTAAACAGGCTGTTGGATCTGGATTTTACCCACCAGCTTGAAGCATCCCGTATTCTGGTTCTGAATATTGAAGCCGAAGGAGGTTTCCAGAAAACGGTGAAACTATTAAAAAAATAA
- a CDS encoding leucine-rich repeat domain-containing protein — MKKIVLFISILSISFAKAQIDPVKYPTFTSIDEALKSPKPVYSMSFREKGLFNLPPRILELKSLFFLNIMGNKLEKMDQEIFALTDLEILNVNENSIKYIPDDIGKLTRLNTFSMNLNGLTSINPNVSKLQNLKAVHFDANNLNVFPEALMEIPALEEINLQGNQISSIADRLYRIKNLKFLNLSENQINDLGNLSFPKNLKYLELQQNAIIKLPENLFRIQNLEFLNVSNNHLEEISPAIKGLKNIVSMNLANNNLKDLPVEIGQLKKLKTLILTGNPIEKIKIERLKNLMPETQIYF, encoded by the coding sequence ATGAAAAAAATTGTCCTGTTTATTTCTATCCTCTCTATCAGCTTTGCAAAAGCACAGATTGATCCTGTAAAATATCCTACATTTACAAGCATCGATGAGGCGTTAAAAAGCCCGAAACCTGTATATAGTATGAGTTTCAGGGAAAAAGGACTCTTTAACCTGCCTCCACGGATCTTAGAGCTGAAATCCCTATTTTTCCTGAATATCATGGGAAATAAGCTTGAAAAAATGGATCAGGAAATTTTTGCTTTAACTGACCTGGAAATCCTGAATGTAAATGAAAACAGCATCAAGTATATCCCGGATGACATCGGGAAACTGACCAGGCTCAATACATTCTCGATGAACCTCAATGGCCTGACAAGCATTAATCCTAATGTTTCAAAACTTCAAAACTTAAAAGCAGTTCATTTTGATGCCAACAACCTGAATGTTTTTCCAGAAGCATTGATGGAAATCCCGGCTTTGGAGGAAATTAACCTTCAGGGAAACCAGATCAGCAGTATTGCAGATCGTTTGTACAGAATAAAGAATTTAAAATTCCTGAATTTGTCTGAAAACCAGATTAATGATCTCGGGAATCTGTCATTTCCTAAAAACCTGAAATATCTGGAACTTCAGCAGAATGCAATCATAAAACTGCCGGAAAACCTGTTCAGGATACAGAACCTGGAATTCCTGAACGTAAGCAATAATCATCTTGAAGAAATTTCCCCCGCAATAAAGGGATTGAAAAACATAGTCAGCATGAATCTGGCTAATAATAATCTGAAAGACCTTCCTGTGGAAATCGGACAGCTGAAAAAGCTGAAGACCCTGATCCTGACCGGAAACCCAATAGAAAAAATAAAGATTGAACGATTGAAAAACCTTATGCCGGAAACCCAGATCTATTTCTAG
- a CDS encoding translation initiation factor has translation MDLRDQLKNLFPEHEEQDFEMPKEEFKQQEPLVCKFEKKGRNGKPVTIVEGWEGSEEDLKKISKKIKTTLGIGGSEKDGTIIIQGDNRDKIMNILKEMGYKTKRVGG, from the coding sequence ATGGATTTACGAGATCAGTTAAAGAACCTTTTTCCTGAGCACGAAGAACAGGATTTTGAGATGCCTAAAGAAGAATTTAAGCAGCAGGAACCCCTGGTATGCAAATTTGAGAAAAAAGGCCGAAACGGTAAGCCTGTAACGATTGTTGAAGGCTGGGAAGGCAGTGAGGAAGATTTAAAGAAAATCTCTAAAAAAATAAAAACCACCTTGGGAATAGGCGGTTCAGAGAAAGATGGAACGATCATTATTCAGGGCGATAATCGTGATAAGATAATGAATATCCTTAAAGAAATGGGATATAAAACCAAAAGAGTCGGCGGATAG
- the gpmI gene encoding 2,3-bisphosphoglycerate-independent phosphoglycerate mutase, with translation MSKKAILAILDGWGLGTNPEVSALDKANTPFIDSCYQKFPHTTLEASGLAVGLPAGQMGNSEVGHMNLGAGRVVYQNLVKLNMAVENGTLGQQQVIQDAFAYAKRENKKLHFIGLVSNGGVHSHINHLKGLLTAAHEFGMHENVFVHAFTDGRDCDPHSGLGFIEDLQDHMQKTVGKLATVIGRYYAMDRDKRWERVKLAYDAMVEGVGLQTTDALAAIKSSYDNNVTDEFLKPIILVNTTATGNVVPVAKIIDDDVVICFNFRTDRGREITEVLCQKDFPEYFMRKLNLHYITLTNYDKTFRNVQVVFDEEVLKETMGEILERNGKTQIRIAETEKYPHVTFFFSGGREEEFVGERRLLCPSPKDVPTYDLKPEMSAYDITNVIVPELENGTADFVCLNFANTDMVGHTGVFEAAVKAAETVDKCIEKVATAAYENGYAVFILADHGNSDVMINPDGTPNTQHSTNLVPFIVMDKDHTWNLKPGKLGDVAPTILKVMGVEIPEVMTGDILVS, from the coding sequence ATGTCAAAAAAAGCAATATTAGCAATCCTTGACGGATGGGGGCTGGGAACAAATCCTGAGGTTTCTGCACTAGACAAAGCAAACACTCCATTTATAGACAGTTGTTATCAAAAATTTCCACATACCACACTTGAAGCCAGCGGCCTGGCTGTAGGACTTCCCGCAGGACAAATGGGGAATTCTGAAGTAGGACATATGAATTTAGGAGCAGGAAGAGTAGTGTATCAGAATCTTGTAAAGCTGAATATGGCGGTTGAAAACGGAACACTGGGACAGCAGCAGGTCATTCAGGATGCTTTCGCATATGCTAAAAGAGAAAATAAAAAACTCCACTTTATCGGATTGGTTTCCAACGGAGGAGTACATTCACATATCAATCATTTAAAAGGTTTATTAACCGCTGCCCATGAGTTTGGAATGCACGAGAATGTTTTTGTCCATGCATTTACGGACGGCAGGGACTGTGATCCGCATTCAGGATTAGGTTTTATAGAAGATCTTCAGGACCATATGCAGAAAACAGTGGGAAAACTGGCCACCGTGATCGGAAGATATTATGCGATGGACCGTGATAAAAGATGGGAACGGGTAAAACTCGCTTATGATGCCATGGTGGAAGGTGTTGGCCTGCAAACTACAGATGCGTTGGCTGCCATTAAATCTTCTTATGATAATAATGTGACAGACGAATTTTTAAAGCCGATTATCCTCGTTAATACGACAGCAACTGGTAATGTAGTTCCTGTAGCTAAAATTATAGATGATGATGTGGTGATCTGCTTCAATTTCCGTACAGACAGAGGACGTGAGATCACCGAAGTTCTATGCCAGAAGGATTTCCCTGAGTATTTTATGCGGAAGCTGAACCTTCATTATATTACTTTAACGAATTATGACAAAACCTTCCGGAACGTACAGGTGGTATTTGACGAAGAAGTATTAAAGGAAACGATGGGGGAAATCCTTGAAAGAAACGGAAAAACCCAGATCAGAATTGCGGAAACAGAAAAATATCCCCACGTGACTTTCTTCTTTTCAGGAGGAAGAGAAGAGGAATTTGTAGGCGAAAGAAGACTGCTTTGCCCAAGTCCCAAAGATGTTCCTACCTACGATCTGAAGCCTGAAATGTCAGCGTACGATATCACCAATGTTATCGTTCCCGAACTGGAAAACGGAACGGCAGATTTTGTTTGTCTGAATTTCGCCAATACCGATATGGTAGGGCATACAGGTGTTTTTGAAGCAGCCGTAAAAGCTGCGGAAACGGTAGATAAATGCATCGAGAAAGTGGCTACGGCAGCGTACGAGAATGGATATGCAGTTTTCATTCTGGCAGACCACGGAAACTCAGATGTAATGATCAATCCGGATGGAACCCCAAATACCCAGCATTCTACAAACCTTGTCCCGTTCATTGTAATGGATAAAGACCATACCTGGAATTTAAAACCCGGAAAACTGGGTGATGTGGCTCCAACCATTCTGAAAGTAATGGGTGTGGAAATTCCGGAAGTAATGACAGGAGACATTTTAGTAAGTTAA
- a CDS encoding acyl-ACP desaturase gives MYQKLVRKEVMGILEKEVGSFLDKFLTPIEKIWQPSDYLPDPSSADFKYDLEEIQTFAREMPYDLFVTLIGDCITEEALPSYESWLMGVDGVDQEQKEIGWANWVRAWTAEENRHGDLLSKYLYLCGRVNMREVEVTTQYLINDGFDLGTSMDPYRNFVYTSFQETATNISHRRVGTLAKQSGNGKLAKMCGVIAADEARHAKAYKHFVAKILEIDPSEMILAFEDMMRKKIVMPAHMMRQSGQKAGELWGHFSDAAQRCMVYTGQDYINIMKDLLDEWKIEHIKGLNEKAEKAQEYLMKLPARLQKITDRISTPDLQFQFNWVKS, from the coding sequence ATGTATCAAAAGCTTGTTAGGAAAGAAGTAATGGGAATATTGGAAAAGGAGGTCGGTTCTTTTCTGGATAAATTTTTAACGCCAATTGAAAAAATCTGGCAGCCTTCCGACTACCTTCCGGATCCTTCAAGCGCTGATTTTAAATATGACTTGGAAGAAATTCAGACGTTTGCCCGCGAAATGCCTTACGACCTGTTTGTAACCCTGATCGGAGACTGTATTACAGAAGAAGCTCTTCCGTCTTACGAATCCTGGCTGATGGGGGTAGACGGAGTAGATCAGGAGCAGAAAGAAATCGGCTGGGCCAACTGGGTAAGAGCCTGGACTGCCGAAGAAAACAGACACGGAGATCTTTTGAGTAAATATCTTTACCTGTGTGGAAGAGTAAATATGAGAGAAGTAGAAGTGACCACTCAATATCTGATTAATGACGGTTTTGATTTGGGAACCAGTATGGATCCATACAGAAATTTCGTGTACACAAGTTTTCAGGAAACAGCCACCAATATCTCTCACAGAAGGGTAGGTACATTGGCCAAACAGTCCGGAAACGGAAAACTGGCGAAAATGTGCGGAGTGATTGCAGCAGATGAGGCAAGACACGCAAAAGCATACAAGCATTTCGTAGCCAAAATCCTTGAAATAGACCCGTCTGAAATGATTCTTGCCTTTGAAGATATGATGCGTAAAAAGATCGTAATGCCGGCTCACATGATGAGACAGTCCGGTCAGAAAGCAGGCGAACTTTGGGGACATTTCTCAGATGCAGCACAGAGATGTATGGTTTATACAGGCCAAGATTATATCAATATCATGAAAGACCTGCTGGATGAATGGAAGATTGAGCACATAAAAGGTCTTAATGAAAAAGCAGAGAAAGCTCAGGAATATCTGATGAAACTGCCTGCAAGACTTCAGAAAATTACGGACAGAATTTCTACTCCGGACCTTCAGTTCCAGTTCAATTGGGTGAAAAGTTAG